ACAATTAAACTCAAATAATAATAACTGTTCAAATTGTAAATTATGTGATAAATCGTGCCCCATGGGTTTAAATGTTAACCTAATGGTTAATAACAGCACTATGGATAACTTAAATTGCATATTATGTGGTGAATGTATAGAAAAATGCCCTAAAGATGCTATAAATTATTCTTTTAGAACTAAAGATTAAAAAAACAGGTGATAAAATGAGAATATCTAAAGTATCAGACATTAAATCCTCTCCAAACCCTCACGGAGTCTATGCACGTAAAATATATGATACCGAAAATGCTGTAGCAGTTCACATGACCATTAAACCAGGAGAATCCTTAAAAAAACACAGCACTCCTGTAGATGTGTTTTTCTATGTTTTAGAAGGTGAGGGTATTGTTGAAATTGGAGAAGAAAAAGAGAGAGTAAGTAAAGATGCTCTAATTGAAAGTCCTGCCAAAAAACCACATACATGGTATAATGAAGGACAAAATAATCTAAAAATATTAATTGTCAAAGTCCCAAGACCAATCAGATCTACAAAAGTTATTTAAATACATTAAGGAGCTATAAAATGGTTAAAGAAGTCGATGAAGACAAAGTATTTGAACAGAAATTGAAAGGTAAAATGGGTTGGAAATGTTCATGCTCTCTAGATATAGTGGACAAAGAATGCTCCCTAAAACAGATCATATGCAAAGGATGTGGAAAATCTTTTAAAACTAACAGCGATAAGGAATATTGCTTTGATTGTGATAAAAAAAGATAATATCAAAAAATAAACAAATTGATTTGAAGATTAAGAATATTTTACCATATTTTTTTATTCGAGGATCTTAAATTAAGAAACGATTGTAGTGTTGAAATACTTCTCTGCATTTTCTAACCACTTATCAGATTTCCCCAATGAAATTCCCCCCCCCCATTCCAGTTATATCCGTTCTCTATATTTTAATCTTTAATGTGATTTTAAATGTTGTTCCATTGTTTTGGTCGAGTTTGATTGTACCTTCGAGTTGTTCTACTAGGGTGTTTAGTAATTGTAGTCCTAGTTTTTTGGGTTTTTGGATGTCGAATTCTTTTGGTACGCCCACACGTTATCTTTGATTATTAATTCAGTTTCTTCACTTTTATGATGCAATGATATAGATATTTCGCCTTTACTATGATCAGGTATGCATCAAGGATACCTTTTAGATCCCATCTATAACTGTTTAAATCTTCCGCATATCTTAATTGAGATTAGAATATGTTTAATGGATAAGAAACTTATGTCTAAGTTAATCTTTTAATTATTGATAATTATTGTTTGTCCATGAATTCCTAGATTCTATTTATGATCATTTTTTTTATTATTCTCATCCTCTTCTTCTCCACTAGACATTATTGAAGCCAGCCAGCGAGTTTCATCATAGTTTTCTAGATATTTTATGACAATCAAGGTTAAAGGTACTCCAATTAAAAATCCTGTAGGACCTAAAACCCAACCCCACACAAATAATGAAACAAACACCACATAAACTGACATCTGAAGACCTTTTCCTGTTAGTCTTGGGAATATAATACTTTCAGCAATGGTGTTAATGATGATGAAGAAAAGTCCCATGATGATAGCGCCTTGTATGCCGAATTTAGACCAAGCTATCAATACTGGAGGTATAGCTGCTATTATTATACCTATGTATGGTATAAATCCCAGGAAAAATGTTAGTAATCCCCAGAGTACTGCAAAATTAATGTCGAAGACGAAAAGTATAACTGAAACGCTTATACCGTAAAAAAAGTTTACTTTTGCTCTGATTATAAAATAGTCGATAGTATCACGAATAAGAGCGAATGTTTTATTTAGGGTAGGACTATCCGTACCAAATCCTTTTTCAAGTCTTGTTTTTATTTGAGGTAGTTCATAAACCAGAAATATGACTGAGAACAGAAGGAAAGTTCCAATAGCAATTAACCCAGCAGAATCTGAAACAGGAATATTGTCAACAATAAATGTTATTATCTGATTTCCGTACTGTGCAAGAAACCCTGAAGAGTTTATAGTGAAAGTAGGAAGTGCTTTAACTAATTGAGCTAGTGTATACACAAGAAAACCCATTATTGCAGCACCTAAAGCTAAAGTTCCAACTAATGTTACTAATACTGATAGATTGTAAGACAAACCCTTCTTTTTAAGCCACATCAAAAAGGGATAGATAATTATGCTTATGAATATTGAAAGGAATATTGGTCCCAAAATCACCGAACTATATTTCATTCCCAGTAAAGCTACAAAAATTACTGCTATAACAAGTATTTGCTGAAGAAATGAGGGTATTTTAAATTCATCATTCATTTTTTGCCTCCTTTATACTTAACTATCAAATTGCTAAATGTTCCCAAAAACTTTATATTTTCAATGCTTCTAGAATTTGTTCTATGTGGTTTATTGCTCATCACTCTTGCCACCATACTACCTACAGTTGGCAAATTACCTATTAAACCGGATAAAATTGTCACAATCAAAAGTATGATGAAAAGACAAGAAGTTCAACCAACAATAAACCACCCTCTGAAATTATTATATAATATTATACATTGAAACATGACACAACTAATAGCCCATTTTTTCTACTTTTTTTATCCCTTGAGGCGTGATTTTTGCTTTAAATTCATTGCCTAAAAATATTTCAAGCTCTAAATATCCATCTTTTTCTAGATCTTCAACATTAGAAAATAATTCCTCAGATGTAATATCTAAAGTTTCCATTAAATCCCTACTATCAACTGAATATCCATAGCTAATTTTATCTAAGTTATATATATTCTTCAATATTTTCCTTCTAATTTCTACTTCATCCATTAAATTTCCTCCAATATTATTTTAAACATTATTAGATGTATTTTACAGACTGGATATTGTAATTGATTTAATTTTGATGGTTTTTAATTTAACCCAATAGTTCTTTAATTATAAATACTCCATTTTACTATTTTTAATGTTAAATTAATAATTTTGGAGTAATAATCTCCATCAGAGGGATTGATAAGATTTAATATAATCCTGTAATAGAATTATCCCATTCCTCTGTTTATCAATTCCATTATTCCATATGCTATGAGTACAATTCCTAATAAGTATGCTACAATCGCAGGATCTATAATAAAAATTACACCTATGATTATTGCAATTATCCCCATTATTTCACGGTATGTTTCAGTGTTCATATTCTATTTTATGTAAAAGAAAACATATAATTTTAATGAAAAACACTTAAACCCCCACACACAACACTTGAAATTCAAAGAAAATAATTAAAAGAGTAACTATGACAAAATTATTTTGTTATAGTTAACTAGAATG
This sequence is a window from Methanobacterium sp. SMA-27. Protein-coding genes within it:
- a CDS encoding AI-2E family transporter; this translates as MNDEFKIPSFLQQILVIAVIFVALLGMKYSSVILGPIFLSIFISIIIYPFLMWLKKKGLSYNLSVLVTLVGTLALGAAIMGFLVYTLAQLVKALPTFTINSSGFLAQYGNQIITFIVDNIPVSDSAGLIAIGTFLLFSVIFLVYELPQIKTRLEKGFGTDSPTLNKTFALIRDTIDYFIIRAKVNFFYGISVSVILFVFDINFAVLWGLLTFFLGFIPYIGIIIAAIPPVLIAWSKFGIQGAIIMGLFFIIINTIAESIIFPRLTGKGLQMSVYVVFVSLFVWGWVLGPTGFLIGVPLTLIVIKYLENYDETRWLASIMSSGEEEDENNKKNDHK
- a CDS encoding cupin domain-containing protein — its product is MRISKVSDIKSSPNPHGVYARKIYDTENAVAVHMTIKPGESLKKHSTPVDVFFYVLEGEGIVEIGEEKERVSKDALIESPAKKPHTWYNEGQNNLKILIVKVPRPIRSTKVI